The following proteins come from a genomic window of Gimesia chilikensis:
- the brxC gene encoding BREX system P-loop protein BrxC yields the protein MTTIGELLTRDLSRKIEEIIQVDQADEQSVHAEITEYIGTDSIREQYHHLLKAIAEAPADPHESVGVWVSGFFGSGKSSFAKNLGYALQNRTVLGSQFADLFKQQLEDDRISDLLDLINAKTPTEVILFEVAKEADTRKVTQRIAELMYTVLLRELDYAEDFDIAELEITLEAEGRLEQFIQLAEKDGKAWRQTRTGSHKINRASAILHELEPTTYPSADSWAKSFRNQEATITVRKVVERTFELWGRRRPGKALVFIIDEVGQHVARSGDKIEDLRATIEEFGKVSKNLLKARKISAPCWIVVTSQEKLDEVVAAIDSKRIDLAKLQDRFHYRVDLAPSDIREVATKRVLAKTGDAEKPLKKLFTDNQGKLNAALRLERTTRRTDINEEDFVSFYPYPPHYIDLCIGIMSGIRLQPGAPRHYGGSNRTIIKQAYEMLVSDRTAFAQKPIGALVTLDKVFELVEGNLSNEKRTDIHQIAERFNSDPEDQGWALKVAKAICLLEFIRDLPRTEANLAAVLVDEVGKATPLSEVQAAVKRLNTAQFIRNTEEGWKLQTAQEKNWETERRGYLEPKPRDRNELARTALQQIFDEPEFKTYRYQNRSFRIGISMDGTSIGDEGELPLTLCVSEDADELTKRIEEIRTESQQNSHQSDLYWLFCLTPEIDELVGQLHASRKMVDKYNQLSAQQKITQDEASCLQDEKNSKNGFETRLRDKLTEAMERGTGMFRGVQKDASALGKGLSEILKKLFSQVVPDLYPKLQMGSRPLKGDEADHILKAADLKALPKVFYESEQGLAVVVKDGAKLVINTNADVAKEVLDYLKSEHSYGNKDSRMGKALEKRFGGTPYGWERDMLRLILATLFRAGEIEVTHQGNRFHNYQDPASRTPFTNNPAFRSSLFSPRQSVGLKTLTQAVQQLEDLIGEEVDVEEGAIATAFKKVAADELEKLYQLKATAEAHRLPVLSMLSEYQQTLTGIQASASDDCVRILTENGEDFGETRDKVRNLRESLDSEAIGILRQARQATEQVWHRLSAHNPSPELSTTVEELQSFLASEDFIDSWDTITDHTKTVLGAYKTAYCDLFDRRAKSYESAIGEIQNRTEWTPLEANNPGMALSLLTPLQGRVGTTEDKEAVQEGKSLGKASLTEMESDLAAVDGLKSSVLVKLQELSIGNDKKAPIRKVRVSGFFNRPIETQAELDKALDLIRDSLQKCIDEGAIIILE from the coding sequence ATGACGACAATTGGCGAACTGCTGACACGAGACCTCAGCCGCAAGATCGAAGAGATCATTCAGGTCGATCAGGCGGACGAGCAATCCGTCCATGCGGAAATAACTGAATACATCGGCACTGATAGTATCCGTGAGCAGTACCACCATCTTCTCAAAGCCATCGCTGAGGCTCCCGCTGATCCTCACGAAAGTGTCGGGGTGTGGGTATCGGGATTCTTCGGGTCGGGCAAAAGCTCGTTCGCCAAGAACCTCGGCTACGCTTTGCAAAACCGAACAGTTCTCGGCAGCCAGTTTGCCGATCTATTCAAGCAACAATTGGAAGATGATCGCATCAGCGATTTGCTCGATCTCATCAATGCCAAGACTCCCACCGAGGTCATTCTATTTGAAGTGGCAAAAGAGGCGGACACTCGGAAGGTTACGCAGCGTATTGCCGAGTTGATGTACACGGTCCTGCTGCGAGAGTTGGACTACGCAGAAGACTTTGACATCGCTGAGTTGGAAATCACTCTGGAAGCTGAAGGACGGTTGGAGCAGTTCATTCAGCTTGCTGAAAAAGATGGAAAGGCATGGCGACAGACACGCACCGGAAGCCACAAGATCAACCGGGCAAGTGCAATTCTCCATGAACTGGAACCGACGACTTATCCCTCGGCTGACTCATGGGCCAAGTCGTTTCGGAACCAAGAAGCAACGATCACGGTTCGCAAGGTTGTCGAGCGAACCTTTGAACTGTGGGGTAGAAGGCGTCCGGGCAAGGCACTTGTCTTCATCATCGACGAAGTGGGCCAGCACGTGGCTCGCAGCGGCGACAAAATCGAAGACCTGCGAGCCACCATCGAAGAATTCGGCAAGGTCAGCAAGAACTTACTCAAGGCTCGCAAGATTTCGGCTCCCTGCTGGATAGTCGTCACCTCGCAAGAGAAGCTCGATGAAGTCGTGGCTGCCATCGACTCCAAGCGAATTGACTTGGCCAAATTGCAGGATCGATTTCACTACCGTGTTGACCTTGCACCATCTGACATTCGAGAAGTTGCCACCAAGCGTGTTTTGGCCAAGACAGGAGATGCCGAGAAGCCGCTGAAGAAACTCTTCACTGACAATCAAGGGAAGTTGAACGCTGCTCTGCGGTTGGAACGCACAACCCGACGCACTGACATCAATGAAGAAGACTTTGTGAGCTTCTATCCGTATCCGCCGCATTACATTGATCTCTGCATTGGGATCATGTCCGGCATTCGACTGCAACCCGGTGCGCCACGGCATTACGGTGGCAGCAATCGAACGATCATCAAGCAGGCTTACGAGATGTTGGTGTCGGATCGAACAGCGTTCGCCCAAAAGCCAATTGGAGCATTGGTGACGCTGGACAAGGTATTCGAGTTGGTCGAAGGCAACTTATCGAACGAAAAACGCACCGACATCCACCAGATTGCAGAACGATTCAACAGCGATCCTGAAGACCAAGGTTGGGCATTGAAGGTCGCCAAGGCCATCTGCCTGCTGGAATTCATTCGTGACCTGCCCCGCACCGAAGCCAACCTCGCCGCTGTATTGGTTGATGAAGTCGGCAAGGCCACACCGCTCAGCGAAGTTCAAGCAGCGGTGAAGCGACTGAATACCGCTCAGTTCATTCGCAACACCGAGGAAGGCTGGAAGCTTCAGACCGCCCAAGAGAAGAACTGGGAGACAGAACGCAGGGGTTATCTGGAACCGAAGCCCCGTGATCGCAATGAACTGGCACGCACTGCCCTCCAGCAAATCTTCGACGAACCGGAGTTCAAAACTTACCGCTACCAAAATCGCTCGTTCCGCATCGGCATCAGCATGGATGGTACGAGTATTGGTGATGAAGGTGAATTGCCACTAACTCTGTGCGTGTCCGAGGATGCCGACGAACTCACCAAACGGATTGAGGAAATTCGCACCGAGAGCCAACAGAACTCACACCAGTCTGATCTGTATTGGCTGTTTTGCCTGACACCCGAAATTGATGAACTGGTCGGCCAATTGCACGCCTCACGCAAGATGGTGGACAAGTACAACCAACTCAGCGCTCAGCAAAAGATTACACAGGATGAAGCGTCCTGCCTTCAAGATGAAAAGAACTCCAAGAACGGTTTCGAAACTCGTCTGCGTGACAAGCTGACGGAGGCAATGGAACGTGGTACCGGGATGTTCCGGGGCGTTCAGAAGGATGCGTCGGCCTTGGGCAAGGGGTTGAGTGAAATCCTCAAGAAGCTCTTCAGTCAGGTCGTGCCAGACTTGTACCCGAAGCTACAAATGGGTTCTCGCCCACTCAAGGGCGATGAAGCCGATCACATTCTCAAAGCTGCCGACCTCAAGGCGCTCCCAAAGGTCTTCTATGAAAGCGAACAGGGACTTGCGGTGGTGGTTAAGGACGGGGCAAAACTCGTCATCAACACCAACGCCGATGTCGCCAAGGAAGTGCTGGACTACCTGAAGAGCGAACACAGTTATGGCAACAAAGACAGTCGCATGGGCAAGGCGTTGGAGAAACGCTTCGGCGGCACTCCCTATGGCTGGGAACGTGACATGCTGAGGTTGATTCTTGCCACGCTGTTCCGTGCGGGCGAAATCGAAGTCACTCATCAAGGTAATCGCTTCCACAATTACCAAGACCCGGCCTCACGCACACCATTCACCAATAACCCGGCTTTCCGGTCGTCATTGTTTTCGCCTCGGCAGTCAGTTGGTCTCAAGACGCTCACGCAAGCAGTACAGCAACTCGAAGACCTGATCGGTGAAGAAGTTGACGTTGAAGAGGGAGCCATCGCCACGGCGTTCAAAAAGGTAGCAGCGGATGAACTGGAAAAACTTTACCAGTTAAAGGCCACGGCTGAAGCGCACCGCCTCCCAGTTCTGTCCATGTTGTCCGAGTACCAGCAAACGCTGACGGGCATACAGGCGTCTGCATCGGATGACTGCGTTCGTATTCTCACCGAAAACGGGGAGGACTTTGGAGAGACCAGAGACAAGGTTCGCAACCTGCGTGAGTCACTGGACTCTGAAGCCATCGGGATATTGCGACAGGCTCGCCAAGCAACCGAACAAGTGTGGCACCGCCTTTCTGCCCACAACCCTTCGCCGGAACTCAGCACCACGGTTGAAGAATTGCAATCTTTCTTGGCGTCCGAAGACTTTATCGACTCGTGGGATACCATTACCGATCACACCAAGACGGTGCTGGGTGCGTACAAGACCGCTTACTGCGATCTCTTTGACCGTCGTGCGAAGTCATACGAATCAGCCATTGGTGAAATCCAGAACCGAACGGAATGGACACCACTGGAAGCCAACAACCCCG